One part of the Flavobacterium johnsoniae UW101 genome encodes these proteins:
- the ettA gene encoding energy-dependent translational throttle protein EttA gives MSDDKKVIFSMQKLSKTYQGADKPVLKNIYLSFFYGAKIGILGLNGSGKSSLLKIIAGVDKNYQGDVVFQPGYTVGYLEQEPILDDSKTVIEIVREGAAETMAVLEEYNQINDLFGLPEYYEDQDKMDKLMDRQAALQDKIDALGAWEIDTKLEIAMDALRTPEGDTPIKNLSGGERRRVALCRLLLQQPDVLLLDEPTNHLDAESVLWLEQHLAQYSGTVIAVTHDRYFLDNVAGWILELDRGEGIPWKGNYSSWLDQKSNRLAQEEKVASKRRKTLERELEWVRQGAKGRQTKQKARLQNYDKLLNEDQKQLDEKLEIYIPNGPRLGTNVIEAKNVAKAFGDKLLYDNLNFTLPQAGIVGIIGPNGAGKSTIFKMIMGEQATDSGEFSVGDTVKIAYVDQSHSNIDPNKSIWENFADGQELIMMGGKQVNSRAYLSRFNFGGGEQNKKVSMLSGGERNRLHLAMTLKEEGNVLLLDEPTNDLDVNTLRALEEGLENFAGCAVIISHDRWFLDRICTHILAFEGDSEVYFFEGSFTDYEENKKKRLGGDLTPKRLKYRKLIR, from the coding sequence ATGTCAGACGATAAGAAAGTAATTTTCTCAATGCAGAAATTGAGTAAAACCTATCAGGGAGCAGACAAACCAGTACTTAAAAATATTTATTTGAGTTTCTTTTACGGAGCTAAAATTGGTATTTTAGGTCTTAACGGTTCTGGAAAATCTTCTCTTTTAAAAATTATTGCAGGTGTAGATAAAAACTATCAAGGAGATGTTGTTTTTCAGCCAGGATATACTGTTGGTTATTTAGAGCAGGAACCAATTCTTGACGATTCTAAAACAGTTATCGAAATTGTTCGTGAAGGTGCTGCAGAAACTATGGCAGTTTTAGAAGAATACAACCAAATTAATGATTTATTCGGTCTTCCGGAATATTACGAAGATCAGGATAAAATGGATAAATTGATGGACCGTCAAGCGGCATTGCAAGATAAAATTGATGCGCTTGGTGCTTGGGAAATTGATACAAAATTAGAAATCGCAATGGATGCACTGCGTACTCCAGAAGGAGATACGCCAATTAAAAACCTTTCAGGAGGAGAGCGTCGTCGTGTTGCTTTATGTCGTTTGTTATTACAGCAGCCAGATGTATTGCTTTTAGATGAGCCTACCAACCACCTTGATGCTGAATCTGTACTTTGGTTAGAGCAGCACTTGGCACAATATTCTGGAACTGTAATTGCTGTAACGCACGACCGTTATTTCCTTGATAATGTTGCAGGCTGGATTCTTGAATTAGATAGAGGTGAAGGTATTCCGTGGAAAGGAAACTATTCTTCTTGGTTAGATCAAAAATCAAATCGTTTAGCTCAGGAAGAAAAAGTAGCTTCTAAACGTAGAAAAACTTTAGAGCGTGAGTTGGAATGGGTTCGTCAAGGAGCTAAAGGTCGTCAGACAAAACAAAAAGCGCGTTTACAGAACTACGACAAATTATTGAATGAGGATCAAAAACAACTAGATGAAAAACTAGAAATCTATATTCCGAATGGTCCGCGTTTAGGAACAAATGTTATTGAAGCTAAAAATGTTGCCAAAGCTTTTGGCGATAAATTATTATATGATAATTTGAACTTTACTCTGCCGCAAGCTGGTATTGTTGGAATTATTGGACCAAACGGTGCTGGTAAATCTACTATTTTCAAAATGATTATGGGAGAACAAGCAACAGACAGTGGAGAATTTTCTGTTGGTGATACTGTAAAAATTGCTTACGTAGATCAGTCTCACTCAAACATTGATCCTAATAAATCTATTTGGGAAAACTTTGCAGATGGTCAGGAATTGATTATGATGGGAGGGAAACAAGTAAACTCAAGAGCTTACTTATCTCGTTTCAACTTTGGAGGTGGAGAACAAAACAAAAAAGTGTCAATGCTTTCTGGTGGAGAACGTAACCGTTTACACTTAGCAATGACATTGAAAGAAGAAGGAAACGTACTTTTACTGGATGAGCCTACAAATGACCTTGACGTAAATACACTTCGTGCACTTGAAGAAGGTTTAGAGAATTTTGCGGGTTGTGCTGTAATTATTTCTCACGACAGATGGTTCTTAGATAGAATTTGTACACACATTCTAGCTTTTGAAGGAGATTCTGAAGTTTATTTCTTCGAAGGAAGTTTTACTGATTATGAAGAAAACAAAAAGAAACGTCTTGGCGGTGATTTAACTCCAAAACGTTTGAAATACAGAAAATTGATTAGATAA
- a CDS encoding CAL67264 family membrane protein: MGMNKNTVLGWATLIMVLMGLLLIGLGAFRYRDVSGWGFAAAGVGFFANAWVFNALKGRV; encoded by the coding sequence ATGGGGATGAATAAAAATACCGTTTTAGGATGGGCTACTTTAATAATGGTGCTCATGGGATTACTGCTTATAGGTCTTGGAGCTTTTAGATACAGAGATGTATCAGGCTGGGGATTTGCGGCGGCAGGTGTTGGGTTTTTTGCCAATGCTTGGGTTTTTAATGCTTTGAAAGGAAGAGTTTAA